In Solobacterium moorei, a single genomic region encodes these proteins:
- the murD gene encoding UDP-N-acetylmuramoyl-L-alanine--D-glutamate ligase: MSLQVWKNEFANKNVVIWGYGREGQATYRLIRRLLPEQELTIVESKPGPSLEKAKADTVHTICTCEADVNLNSFDLILKSPGIVIPDSIDVSKITGETELFIKHYRDHIVGITGTKGKSTTTSLVAALLKEKYQVCLVGNIGIPCFEAIDEMEDGAYAALELSCHQLEICRYSPKYAVFLNLYEEHLDHYGTMEKYGLAKSHIFTNQIQGDTIIMHEEMKDFIKLSLNTPYLIGKDITAHGTTLYIPRHELDASGARLIGEHNYRNLAVAYFIANKLGVSDKSVMKAIASFRPLVHRLEDLGEYKEIRFINDSISTIGQSCIQALESIENVDTVLVGGMDRGIEYDEVEDYLHARKDVQVIFMYATGKRIYSEMEQKGLLRPGLHQVEDLEEAVRLAKKLTRPHHACVLSPAASSYDHFKNFEHRGDVFRKLAFEE; the protein is encoded by the coding sequence ATGAGCCTACAAGTTTGGAAAAATGAATTTGCCAATAAAAATGTCGTGATATGGGGGTATGGACGTGAAGGACAAGCCACTTATCGTTTGATTCGCCGTTTACTTCCTGAGCAGGAATTAACAATCGTAGAATCAAAACCAGGACCATCCTTAGAAAAGGCAAAGGCTGATACTGTTCATACAATCTGCACGTGTGAAGCAGATGTGAATTTGAATAGCTTTGACTTGATTCTCAAATCACCTGGTATTGTGATTCCTGATTCAATTGATGTTAGTAAGATAACAGGGGAAACAGAGTTGTTTATCAAACACTATCGTGACCATATTGTTGGTATTACGGGCACAAAGGGAAAATCCACCACAACATCACTTGTGGCTGCACTATTAAAGGAAAAGTATCAGGTATGCTTGGTGGGTAATATTGGTATTCCTTGTTTTGAGGCGATTGATGAGATGGAAGATGGTGCATACGCTGCACTAGAGCTATCGTGTCATCAGCTAGAAATTTGTCGCTATTCACCAAAATACGCTGTCTTTTTAAATTTATACGAAGAACACTTGGATCACTATGGAACGATGGAAAAGTATGGACTCGCGAAATCTCATATTTTTACAAATCAAATACAAGGCGATACGATCATCATGCATGAAGAGATGAAAGACTTCATCAAGTTATCGTTAAATACACCATATCTAATTGGTAAAGACATTACAGCCCATGGAACGACGTTATACATTCCAAGACATGAACTTGACGCATCTGGCGCGAGGTTAATTGGTGAACATAACTATCGTAATCTTGCGGTTGCCTACTTTATCGCAAACAAATTAGGTGTTAGTGATAAAAGTGTTATGAAGGCGATTGCTAGTTTTAGACCGCTAGTACATCGCTTAGAAGACTTAGGAGAGTATAAAGAAATTCGTTTTATCAATGACTCTATTTCCACAATTGGGCAATCCTGTATTCAGGCATTAGAATCGATTGAGAACGTCGATACTGTACTTGTGGGTGGAATGGATCGTGGTATTGAATATGATGAAGTAGAAGACTACTTACATGCACGCAAGGATGTACAGGTCATCTTTATGTATGCGACTGGGAAACGCATTTATTCTGAAATGGAACAGAAGGGTTTACTAAGACCGGGACTACATCAAGTAGAAGATCTTGAAGAAGCTGTTAGACTTGCAAAGAAACTGACAAGACCTCATCATGCATGTGTCTTATCTCCAGCCGCAAGTTCTTATGATCACTTCAAGAACTTTGAACATCGTGGAGATGTATTTAGAAAGTTGGCTTTTGAAGAATGA
- a CDS encoding RelA/SpoT family protein produces the protein MAEHKNPTVADVMKEASTYIHLPENLALIEKAAKYASEKHAGMFRKSGEPYFVHLVNVAYILTTLRVGPKTIAAGFLHDVIEDCNITREELAQDFDDEIASLVEAVTKIGNLNFKGKDDPEYQAANHRKIFIAMAKDIRVILIKLVDRLHNMRTLEFQPEASQKRIAAETLDVYAPIAHRLGISSIKNELEDLCFYYLMPEEYYHIAHLVETKKAERDAAVSKMIIDISAMLKSHKIKFRIFGRSKHLYSIYKKMIHKHKRFDEILDLLAIRIVSKSELNCYEILGYIHAKYKPIPGRLKDYIAVPKPNMYQSLHTTILGEDAKIFEVQIRTEDMDAIAEKGIAAHWRYKEGSRYDAKAEQKEIEDKLSWFKDFATYSESETNTSATDYMELLQKDVFEANVYVMTPKGRVIDLPAGATPIDFAYRIHTDVGHTMVGAIVNDAIVPLTTELHTGDVVNIKTLKGTGPSEDWLKIVKTAQARNKIRAYLLKKETEKREEKIEEGEKILSEELRKRGFDPKEYMERKKIDSITTGFQVSNYNEFMYGIAVKSISPSLAAERLTNVKQRTSEDESLSRVLNKETVHRVSKSGLVVPGVESMKMSLAHCCLPIYGDQIIGYITRNEGVKVHRIDCPNIRNEKTKLINVQWDDGDADRMYDCDLSIICNDRSHLLTDIVNTISQCKVQLEAINVTVNHETLTSTVKVSMRVRNLEQMDNVFANIRKVESVLSVDRTTH, from the coding sequence ATGGCTGAACATAAAAATCCAACAGTAGCGGATGTCATGAAAGAGGCAAGTACCTATATTCATTTGCCTGAAAATCTAGCTCTCATCGAGAAGGCGGCTAAGTATGCTTCAGAGAAACATGCAGGCATGTTCCGCAAGAGTGGCGAGCCATATTTTGTACACCTTGTAAATGTAGCATATATTCTTACGACACTACGTGTCGGTCCAAAGACGATCGCGGCAGGATTCTTACACGATGTGATTGAAGACTGCAATATTACACGTGAAGAGTTGGCACAAGACTTTGACGATGAAATCGCAAGCCTAGTAGAGGCCGTTACGAAGATTGGTAATCTGAACTTTAAAGGGAAAGATGATCCAGAGTATCAAGCAGCCAACCATCGCAAAATTTTTATTGCAATGGCAAAGGATATTCGTGTAATTCTGATTAAGCTTGTGGATAGACTCCATAATATGCGCACGTTAGAGTTTCAGCCAGAAGCTTCACAGAAGAGAATTGCGGCGGAGACTTTGGATGTATATGCACCAATTGCCCACCGTTTAGGTATTAGCTCCATTAAGAATGAACTAGAAGATTTATGTTTCTATTATCTGATGCCTGAAGAGTATTATCATATTGCTCATCTAGTGGAAACCAAGAAAGCAGAACGTGATGCGGCTGTAAGCAAGATGATCATAGATATTTCTGCAATGTTAAAGAGTCATAAAATTAAGTTCCGTATTTTTGGCCGTTCGAAACACTTATATTCCATCTATAAGAAGATGATTCATAAGCATAAACGTTTTGATGAAATCTTGGACTTACTTGCGATTCGCATTGTGTCTAAGTCGGAATTAAATTGTTATGAAATCCTTGGCTATATTCATGCGAAATACAAACCAATTCCAGGTAGATTAAAAGACTATATCGCAGTCCCAAAACCGAATATGTATCAGTCTTTACATACAACGATTCTTGGCGAAGATGCGAAAATCTTCGAAGTACAGATTCGTACAGAAGACATGGATGCGATTGCGGAGAAAGGTATTGCGGCCCATTGGCGTTATAAAGAGGGTTCTCGCTATGATGCAAAGGCCGAACAAAAAGAAATTGAAGATAAACTGTCTTGGTTCAAAGATTTTGCAACGTATAGTGAAAGTGAAACCAATACTTCTGCGACAGATTATATGGAGTTATTGCAGAAGGATGTCTTTGAAGCCAATGTATATGTTATGACACCGAAGGGAAGAGTCATTGACCTACCGGCAGGTGCTACACCAATTGACTTTGCATACCGTATTCATACCGACGTAGGTCATACGATGGTCGGTGCAATTGTCAATGATGCGATTGTGCCTTTGACGACAGAACTACATACTGGCGATGTTGTTAATATCAAGACCTTAAAGGGAACAGGTCCATCTGAGGACTGGCTAAAGATTGTTAAGACTGCCCAAGCAAGAAATAAGATTCGTGCATATTTACTAAAGAAAGAAACCGAGAAGCGTGAAGAGAAGATTGAAGAAGGAGAAAAGATTCTCTCTGAAGAACTTCGTAAGCGTGGATTTGATCCTAAGGAATACATGGAGCGTAAAAAGATTGACAGTATTACAACTGGTTTCCAAGTATCTAACTATAACGAATTCATGTATGGAATCGCAGTAAAGTCTATCAGTCCATCTCTTGCGGCGGAACGTTTAACAAACGTAAAACAGCGTACAAGTGAGGATGAGAGCTTATCACGTGTACTAAACAAAGAGACTGTTCACCGTGTATCAAAATCAGGACTTGTTGTGCCTGGGGTTGAATCGATGAAGATGTCACTAGCGCATTGTTGTTTACCAATCTATGGTGATCAAATCATTGGTTATATTACACGTAATGAGGGTGTTAAGGTCCACCGTATAGATTGTCCTAATATCCGTAATGAGAAGACAAAACTCATCAATGTGCAATGGGATGATGGTGATGCGGATCGTATGTATGATTGCGATCTCAGCATCATTTGTAATGATCGATCGCACTTACTTACAGATATTGTAAATACAATCTCTCAATGTAAGGTACAGCTTGAAGCAATTAATGTCACAGTAAATCATGAAACACTAACATCTACAGTAAAAGTATCAATGCGAGTAAGAAACTTGGAACAGATGGATAACGTATTTGCGAATATTCGCAAAGTAGAATCTGTGCTCAGTGTTGATCGTACAACACATTAA
- a CDS encoding adenine phosphoribosyltransferase, translating into MVLKIEDYIASVRDFPIKGILFRDITPILENAEAFREVTNRLCEYAKSVKADMIVGPESRGFIFGCPVAVQLGLGFVPVRKPGKLPRETISCKYELEYGSNEVHMHKDAIKPGQRVVIIDDLLATGGTAKATAKMIEQLGGVVAGFAFVIELYGDDMDGRKALEGYDIYAMTRLSDK; encoded by the coding sequence ATGGTATTAAAGATTGAAGACTACATTGCGTCTGTAAGGGATTTTCCAATCAAAGGAATTCTTTTTAGAGACATTACACCGATTCTAGAAAACGCAGAAGCGTTTAGAGAAGTAACGAATCGTTTATGTGAATACGCAAAGAGTGTTAAAGCAGATATGATTGTTGGTCCTGAAAGTAGAGGATTTATTTTTGGCTGTCCAGTCGCAGTTCAACTAGGACTGGGTTTTGTGCCTGTTCGCAAGCCAGGTAAGCTTCCTCGTGAGACAATTAGCTGCAAATATGAATTAGAATATGGTTCTAATGAAGTGCACATGCACAAAGACGCAATTAAGCCAGGACAGCGTGTTGTTATCATTGACGACTTATTAGCGACTGGTGGAACAGCGAAGGCTACTGCGAAGATGATTGAACAATTAGGTGGTGTCGTAGCCGGTTTTGCGTTTGTGATTGAATTATACGGTGATGATATGGATGGCCGTAAAGCGCTTGAAGGCTATGACATCTATGCGATGACTCGCTTAAGCGACAAATAA
- a CDS encoding protein translocase subunit SecDF — MAKNTTKKSKLAVFVLIVLLLGTLIGTTIRSIISSLNLGLDLRGGFEILYQVEPLNEGATVDMSAVINSISKRINVLGVSEPQITVEGNNRVRVQIAGAKDLETARELIGTTANLTFRDVDNNELADSSILQEGGASLAYKDGEPIVSLKIADKEKFAAMTKAIAKKGKGANVMIVWLDWQDGDTYAAEAAKAKNGEEPKYISAASVQSEINGDCIISGNFTEDSARTLANLINSGSLPVKLTELSSNVVSASYGADALQVTALAGVIGVAIVMVVMIFVYRLPGLISSIMLAFYVWAVFGIYSLMGAVFTLSGIGALVLGVGMTVDANIINYERIRQELYKGRSVRAAVAEGGKLSFAAIFDAQFTTLLAALIMYIWGTGTVKGFATMLIITVVMTLLLNVGFSKWLLSLIVDSGICDGKPGLFAVKKNQIPDVSKGEKQFYTGAFKFDYMGKAKYAVAAGVSIIVLSLALSFFNLAKGNGFLNLGIDFASGTKLTVTSEQVVNVSDVEAKMETLGYKGFSYQSAGEHTVYATTKASLDKEQLTTIKSAFEKKYGVEPGDNIVTPVVGSELVRSAVILTVVAWIAMLAYITFRYEFDYAFGCLVALVHDVLIVTAVFGILRLEVNIELISVLLTIIGYSINNSIIVFDRVREEVNLRNRIEPTEYRSIANEAIDEAIKMSLMSSLTTIIPVILLLIMGSSSIFTFVFAMLIGLIAGTSSSVFVAAYIWCLLREKSKPKQKITKQKKDKKVKKELLDEYTISGINA; from the coding sequence ATGGCAAAAAATACTACAAAGAAAAGTAAGTTAGCCGTATTTGTGTTAATTGTTCTATTGTTAGGTACTTTAATCGGTACAACAATACGTTCAATTATCTCTAGTTTAAATTTAGGCTTAGACTTACGCGGCGGTTTTGAAATCTTATATCAGGTAGAACCGTTAAATGAAGGTGCTACAGTTGATATGTCTGCTGTGATTAACAGTATTTCAAAGCGTATCAACGTATTGGGTGTTAGTGAACCACAGATTACTGTCGAAGGTAATAACCGTGTTCGTGTACAGATTGCAGGTGCGAAAGATCTTGAAACTGCACGTGAATTAATTGGTACAACAGCGAATCTAACATTCCGAGATGTAGATAATAATGAATTAGCGGATTCATCTATCTTACAAGAAGGTGGAGCATCTCTTGCTTATAAAGATGGCGAACCTATCGTATCCTTAAAAATTGCGGATAAAGAGAAGTTTGCGGCAATGACGAAGGCAATTGCGAAAAAGGGTAAAGGTGCTAATGTAATGATCGTATGGCTCGATTGGCAGGATGGCGATACATACGCTGCTGAAGCTGCGAAGGCGAAGAATGGTGAAGAGCCTAAGTATATTTCGGCTGCTTCTGTACAATCAGAAATCAATGGCGACTGCATTATCTCTGGTAACTTTACAGAGGACTCCGCAAGAACGCTAGCAAATCTCATCAATTCTGGTTCCTTACCAGTCAAGTTAACAGAGCTTTCTAGTAACGTTGTGTCTGCTTCTTATGGTGCAGATGCTTTACAGGTAACAGCACTTGCTGGTGTTATCGGTGTTGCGATTGTTATGGTTGTTATGATCTTCGTATATCGTTTACCTGGTTTGATTTCATCTATCATGCTTGCATTCTATGTATGGGCTGTATTTGGAATCTACTCCTTAATGGGCGCTGTATTTACATTATCCGGTATCGGCGCGCTTGTATTAGGTGTTGGTATGACTGTCGATGCAAATATCATCAACTATGAGCGTATTCGTCAAGAACTATACAAAGGCAGAAGTGTTCGTGCCGCAGTTGCGGAGGGTGGCAAGCTATCCTTTGCGGCAATCTTTGATGCACAGTTTACAACACTATTAGCTGCGTTAATTATGTATATCTGGGGAACAGGTACAGTTAAGGGCTTTGCAACTATGTTGATTATCACTGTTGTGATGACATTGCTTCTTAACGTAGGTTTCTCTAAGTGGTTATTGAGCCTCATCGTTGACTCTGGCATTTGCGATGGCAAGCCAGGATTATTCGCTGTTAAGAAGAATCAAATTCCTGATGTATCTAAGGGTGAAAAACAATTCTACACAGGTGCATTCAAGTTTGATTACATGGGTAAAGCGAAGTATGCGGTAGCTGCTGGTGTTTCTATTATCGTATTATCTCTAGCATTAAGTTTCTTTAACTTAGCTAAGGGGAATGGTTTCTTAAACTTAGGTATCGACTTTGCGTCTGGTACAAAGTTAACAGTTACTTCTGAGCAGGTTGTAAATGTTTCTGATGTTGAAGCAAAAATGGAAACATTAGGCTATAAGGGCTTTAGTTATCAGAGTGCCGGTGAACATACTGTTTACGCCACAACAAAGGCGTCTTTAGATAAAGAGCAGTTAACAACAATCAAATCTGCTTTTGAGAAGAAGTATGGTGTTGAACCTGGTGATAACATTGTTACTCCAGTGGTAGGTTCTGAACTTGTAAGAAGTGCAGTGATCTTAACAGTTGTAGCGTGGATTGCAATGCTAGCATACATCACATTCCGCTATGAGTTTGACTATGCGTTTGGTTGCTTGGTTGCGCTTGTACATGACGTATTAATTGTAACTGCAGTGTTTGGCATCTTACGACTAGAAGTAAATATTGAATTGATTTCTGTATTACTCACAATCATAGGTTACTCAATCAATAACTCGATTATTGTATTTGACCGTGTACGTGAAGAAGTAAATCTACGTAATCGTATTGAACCCACAGAATATCGTTCTATCGCTAATGAAGCGATTGATGAAGCCATTAAGATGTCCTTGATGTCATCACTTACAACAATTATTCCTGTAATCCTCTTACTCATCATGGGTAGTAGTTCCATCTTTACATTCGTATTTGCAATGTTGATCGGATTAATTGCTGGTACAAGTTCATCAGTATTCGTTGCGGCTTATATATGGTGCTTGCTCCGTGAGAAGTCTAAGCCAAAGCAGAAGATTACAAAACAAAAGAAAGATAAGAAAGTTAAGAAAGAACTTCTTGATGAATATACCATTTCTGGTATTAACGCTTAA
- the mraY gene encoding phospho-N-acetylmuramoyl-pentapeptide-transferase, whose translation MSIFQMSLYFVLSLSIVLVTMPFLIQYLKKLSFKQTVSEYALEDDKKKAGTPIMGGILFIVVPVVLTLVFVKGIFQDLDTLIVLLAFMGYGLIGFVDDFLIAVLKNNQGLKPLHKFLMQVLLAVVFFMLYRSHASLEITLPITRIVLPLGIAYFFLVLFMFAGSSNAVNLTDGMDGLSSGVSIIALIPYLVITLKQEKIGLAIFVVCLIGALLGYLYYNKKPARVFMGDTGSLALGGVLAALAMITKTELLLILIAGVPVIETLCVMIQIGSVKMRHKKIFPYTPIHYAFRIKGMPEVSIVRMFWLVEAILAGIGLLIGIC comes from the coding sequence ATGTCAATATTTCAAATGAGCTTATATTTCGTATTAAGTCTTAGTATTGTACTAGTGACGATGCCATTTTTGATTCAATACCTCAAAAAGCTAAGCTTCAAGCAAACTGTTAGTGAATATGCATTGGAGGATGATAAGAAAAAGGCAGGAACACCTATCATGGGTGGTATCTTGTTTATCGTTGTTCCGGTTGTATTAACTTTGGTATTTGTAAAAGGGATTTTCCAAGATCTGGACACGCTAATTGTATTGCTGGCATTTATGGGGTATGGCCTGATCGGTTTTGTGGATGATTTTTTGATTGCAGTACTCAAAAATAATCAAGGCTTAAAACCGCTTCATAAGTTTTTGATGCAGGTACTATTAGCGGTGGTATTCTTCATGTTATATCGCTCTCATGCATCTTTAGAAATTACACTTCCAATCACTCGTATTGTATTACCACTAGGTATCGCATATTTCTTCTTGGTACTATTTATGTTTGCTGGTTCAAGCAATGCAGTGAATCTAACGGATGGTATGGATGGATTATCCTCTGGTGTTAGTATTATCGCTTTAATACCATATCTAGTCATTACACTAAAACAAGAGAAGATTGGTTTAGCTATCTTTGTAGTATGTTTGATTGGTGCTTTACTCGGATATCTTTACTATAATAAAAAACCAGCACGTGTATTTATGGGTGATACAGGATCATTGGCCTTAGGTGGTGTATTAGCAGCTTTGGCGATGATTACCAAAACAGAATTATTACTAATTTTGATTGCGGGTGTACCGGTGATTGAAACACTTTGCGTAATGATTCAAATTGGTTCTGTAAAGATGAGACATAAGAAGATATTCCCATATACACCAATTCATTATGCATTCCGCATTAAGGGTATGCCTGAAGTTAGTATCGTACGTATGTTCTGGCTTGTAGAGGCAATTCTAGCAGGAATTGGACTACTCATTGGAATATGTTAA
- a CDS encoding HAD family hydrolase, giving the protein MLDIKAVLFDCDGLMFETELISQQIWKDEAMKLGFTLPEDFFINITGSGGEALNRYLSSIPNGMHLFEVMKKKRFDISFWSSIQKDCLNKKGLITLFQWLKQNGYRIGICSSSHRTYVEALLSTVSTPLEYDAIVGGDMVTYAKPDPEIFLVGAKILSVQPSECLVLEDSKQGIIAARRAGMHSCFIEDTIQPDQSMKEMIEYQAENLEEVIQLLRQ; this is encoded by the coding sequence ATGTTAGATATAAAAGCTGTCTTGTTTGATTGTGATGGTTTGATGTTTGAAACAGAGCTTATCTCACAACAAATATGGAAAGATGAAGCCATGAAATTAGGATTTACTTTACCGGAAGATTTTTTCATCAATATTACTGGTTCTGGAGGAGAAGCACTCAACCGTTATCTTTCATCTATCCCGAATGGAATGCACTTGTTTGAGGTGATGAAGAAAAAGAGATTTGATATTTCTTTTTGGTCATCGATTCAGAAAGATTGTTTGAATAAGAAAGGGTTAATTACACTATTTCAGTGGCTTAAACAAAATGGCTATCGTATTGGTATTTGTTCCAGTAGTCATCGCACATATGTGGAAGCGTTATTGTCGACGGTATCTACGCCCTTAGAGTATGATGCCATTGTTGGAGGCGATATGGTAACATACGCAAAACCAGACCCTGAAATATTCTTGGTTGGTGCTAAAATATTATCTGTACAACCATCAGAGTGCCTTGTTCTAGAAGATTCTAAACAAGGGATTATCGCCGCAAGAAGAGCTGGGATGCATTCTTGTTTTATCGAAGATACCATTCAACCAGATCAGAGTATGAAAGAAATGATTGAATATCAAGCCGAAAATTTAGAAGAAGTGATACAACTTCTTCGTCAATAA
- a CDS encoding single-stranded-DNA-specific exonuclease RecJ yields MKYNVIDVDASALQEKYKIGLLSAKLLKASHLDDEEIHELFETDTALTTSKAACIQRCCKRLLQARDNNEKVMIAGDYDADGICSTTIMKMTLMKLKIEHGYYIPDRMKEGYGLSAHTVELAHQKGYSLIITVDNGVKAHAAIQKANELGVDIIITDHHQIDEEIETPYVVHPNYMESEFCYLSGAGVALQIARNLIGENDIQTAFACVAAIADVMPLWKETRRIVKRGLAILKQGRPRSLISLLNPGSGIDMTSISFSIVPKLNSLGRMSDLANVNTMIPFLLSNNEEQIAHYATQVNQINEKRKEISSSISEMAINMIADEKFPILYQEDFHEGVCGLVAGRIVSQLHRPVLVMAKSHNTIKGSGRSVSGFNLFDFFKDFENLAAFGGHEQAVGISVLIEKFEEFYQQAQEKMANAGYEYIEPVQDAIRIDAEDIHFNNIIDIDCFTPYPKEMIEPNFALEDMNVVERKETAKMVKYLIANSSGGFEAVLYKSRNIAAPILPKRLIGKLSIHRWRNRTTCQMILEDIV; encoded by the coding sequence ATGAAGTATAACGTAATTGATGTAGACGCTTCTGCTCTACAAGAAAAATATAAGATTGGTCTTTTGAGTGCGAAACTTTTGAAGGCTTCTCATTTAGATGATGAAGAAATTCATGAGTTATTCGAAACGGATACTGCACTTACAACCAGTAAGGCTGCGTGTATTCAAAGATGTTGTAAACGTTTATTACAGGCAAGGGATAATAATGAAAAAGTCATGATTGCTGGAGATTATGATGCGGATGGTATCTGTTCGACGACAATCATGAAGATGACCTTGATGAAGCTAAAGATTGAACATGGCTATTACATACCAGATCGCATGAAAGAAGGCTATGGCTTATCTGCACATACAGTTGAGCTAGCACATCAAAAAGGATATAGCCTAATTATTACCGTCGATAACGGTGTCAAAGCCCATGCGGCAATTCAAAAAGCCAATGAACTTGGTGTAGATATTATTATCACAGATCATCACCAGATTGATGAAGAGATAGAAACACCATATGTTGTACATCCTAACTATATGGAAAGTGAATTTTGCTATCTTTCTGGTGCAGGTGTTGCTTTACAGATTGCACGCAACCTGATTGGCGAAAATGATATCCAAACAGCCTTTGCGTGTGTTGCGGCAATCGCAGATGTGATGCCTCTATGGAAAGAGACAAGACGTATCGTAAAGCGTGGACTAGCTATATTAAAACAGGGGAGACCGCGCAGTTTGATCAGTCTTTTAAATCCAGGTAGTGGTATTGATATGACTTCCATTTCATTCTCTATCGTTCCAAAGCTCAATAGCCTAGGACGTATGAGCGATCTTGCGAATGTGAATACAATGATTCCATTCTTACTTTCAAACAATGAAGAACAGATTGCACACTATGCAACACAAGTAAATCAAATCAATGAGAAGAGAAAAGAAATCAGTTCTTCGATTAGTGAGATGGCAATCAATATGATTGCGGATGAGAAGTTTCCTATCCTATATCAAGAAGATTTCCACGAAGGAGTATGTGGTCTAGTTGCAGGACGCATCGTTTCACAGTTACATCGTCCAGTGCTTGTCATGGCGAAAAGCCATAATACAATCAAGGGCAGTGGCAGAAGTGTATCGGGGTTTAATCTCTTTGATTTCTTTAAGGATTTTGAAAACCTTGCGGCCTTTGGTGGGCATGAACAAGCAGTTGGTATTTCAGTGCTGATTGAGAAGTTTGAAGAATTCTATCAACAAGCACAAGAGAAGATGGCGAATGCGGGTTATGAATATATAGAACCGGTTCAGGATGCGATTCGTATTGATGCAGAGGATATTCATTTTAACAACATCATTGATATCGATTGTTTTACACCATATCCAAAAGAAATGATTGAGCCTAACTTTGCGCTTGAGGATATGAATGTTGTAGAGCGTAAAGAAACTGCGAAGATGGTGAAATACCTAATCGCAAATAGTAGTGGAGGCTTTGAAGCAGTACTGTATAAGAGCAGAAATATAGCAGCTCCAATTTTACCAAAGCGTTTGATTGGAAAATTATCCATTCATAGATGGCGGAATCGTACAACCTGTCAAATGATACTCGAAGATATTGTCTGA